In a genomic window of Syntrophus gentianae:
- a CDS encoding nitrous oxide reductase accessory protein NosL: MKKSCLSVCCVYLILLSVFSAAWAGPPAPSKPEAREKCPVCGMFVAKYPDFLAQTVFKDGKVFFFDGVKDMMKFIFRPDRYSPGRKVSDMIAVYVTDYYSMAPIDGRRAFYVIGSDVYGPMGRELIPFQMKNEAGEFLRDHKGKRILTFGEISPELIRKID; encoded by the coding sequence ATGAAAAAATCGTGTCTGTCGGTTTGTTGTGTTTACCTGATCCTGCTGTCGGTTTTCTCTGCCGCCTGGGCCGGACCTCCGGCCCCGTCAAAGCCTGAAGCCAGGGAAAAGTGCCCCGTCTGCGGCATGTTCGTGGCGAAGTATCCCGATTTTCTTGCCCAGACCGTCTTCAAGGACGGGAAAGTCTTTTTCTTTGATGGCGTCAAGGACATGATGAAGTTCATTTTCCGCCCCGACAGGTACAGTCCGGGCCGGAAGGTTTCAGACATGATCGCCGTCTATGTGACGGATTACTACAGCATGGCGCCGATCGACGGCCGAAGGGCTTTCTATGTGATCGGAAGCGACGTCTATGGGCCCATGGGGAGAGAACTGATTCCCTTTCAGATGAAAAATGAAGCCGGGGAGTTTTTGAGAGACCACAAAGGCAAGCGCATTCTCACCTTTGGAGAAATTTCGCCGGAGCTGATCAGGAAAATCGACTGA
- a CDS encoding transporter, which produces MEGVWLTLVRMSKKILFPFILFSLICLTASIPAAFAAIPLITDDTGTQGKGKFQLEVLGEYDHDKEDGIKGETQGVTASLTYGILDPVDIVLSVPYSFWREKEGGCTEKDDGLADLAIEAKWRFFEKDGFSLALKPGLTLPTGDEDKGLGAGRVTEYLFLLASKEMDPWAFHLNVAYIRNENKNDERDDLWHVSLASSYEIFKPLKLVGDIGMEQNPDPCSSIDPAYILGGFIYSPLENLDFGLGIKGGLTDTEADVSVRGGITWRF; this is translated from the coding sequence ATGGAGGGCGTATGGCTGACTCTAGTGCGAATGTCGAAAAAAATTCTTTTTCCTTTTATTTTATTCTCGTTGATCTGTTTAACGGCCTCGATACCGGCTGCGTTTGCAGCCATTCCTCTGATCACCGATGACACCGGAACCCAGGGAAAGGGGAAGTTCCAACTGGAGGTTCTCGGAGAGTATGATCATGACAAGGAAGATGGGATTAAGGGAGAGACACAGGGTGTCACGGCGTCTCTCACCTATGGCATCCTCGATCCGGTCGATATCGTCCTTTCGGTTCCCTACTCGTTCTGGAGAGAAAAAGAAGGCGGATGTACCGAGAAAGATGACGGGTTGGCCGATCTGGCCATTGAAGCGAAGTGGCGGTTCTTCGAAAAGGACGGCTTCAGCCTGGCCCTGAAGCCCGGTTTGACCCTGCCGACCGGTGACGAGGACAAGGGGCTGGGAGCAGGAAGAGTAACGGAGTATCTTTTCCTGTTGGCATCCAAAGAAATGGACCCCTGGGCCTTCCATCTGAACGTGGCCTACATCCGGAATGAAAACAAAAATGATGAGCGGGATGACCTCTGGCACGTCTCGTTGGCATCGAGCTATGAAATTTTCAAACCATTGAAGCTCGTTGGCGACATCGGCATGGAACAGAATCCGGACCCCTGTTCTTCCATCGATCCGGCCTACATCCTGGGCGGCTTCATCTATTCGCCCCTGGAGAATCTGGATTTCGGTCTTGGGATTAAAGGCGGCCTGACAGACACCGAAGCAGACGTTTCCGTCCGTGGCGGTATCACCTGGAGGTTTTAA
- a CDS encoding PDGLE domain-containing protein, which produces MGKGEKKLWIGLIVLAFLSPLGIILPEKFQAGDAWGEWGTDTLQQLLGYVPAGLQRYAEIWKAPIPDYNFWGEGASLGMQIVAYVISGLLGILLTASVIYLLSKGIFRRAR; this is translated from the coding sequence ATGGGTAAAGGAGAGAAAAAACTCTGGATCGGCCTGATTGTTCTTGCCTTTCTATCGCCGCTGGGCATTATCCTTCCCGAAAAGTTCCAGGCCGGGGATGCCTGGGGGGAATGGGGCACGGACACCCTTCAGCAGCTTCTCGGCTATGTTCCCGCAGGATTGCAGAGATACGCGGAGATATGGAAAGCCCCCATCCCGGATTACAACTTCTGGGGAGAAGGGGCTTCTCTGGGCATGCAGATCGTTGCCTACGTGATTTCTGGACTTCTGGGTATCCTTCTGACCGCTTCGGTGATTTATCTCCTTTCCAAGGGGATTTTCAGGCGTGCAAGGTAA
- a CDS encoding ABC transporter permease: protein MEKYVRSYGSIIAIGVCILLGYVLLTDGFGVLSGFLFPSIFDVVKQFPEYIGQLITGLKSSLYLLVTAYVLAVVSAIALGTLIGLKSGLRKNLTPYINAFSAIPVPLMTPYAINLFPTFKAASIFLIWLAAFWVILGTTIGAVMSIDKRYLENAATLEIPSMEKLFKIILPAASPAILVGCSIALTLSFMMLAVAEMFGASSGMAYFVQYYSDFARFDLVMLGFLFTALILVSIMYVFDKIKHRILHWTINN from the coding sequence ATGGAAAAATATGTGAGAAGTTATGGAAGCATTATCGCCATCGGCGTTTGCATTCTGCTTGGCTATGTCCTGCTGACGGATGGATTTGGCGTATTATCCGGATTTCTTTTCCCAAGCATCTTTGATGTGGTCAAACAGTTTCCCGAGTATATCGGCCAGTTGATAACTGGCCTGAAAAGCTCTTTGTATCTGCTGGTTACGGCTTATGTCCTTGCCGTTGTCAGCGCTATTGCACTGGGCACATTGATTGGCCTGAAAAGCGGTCTGCGCAAAAACCTGACCCCTTATATCAATGCTTTCAGTGCGATCCCGGTGCCGCTCATGACGCCGTATGCGATCAATTTATTCCCCACTTTCAAGGCCGCTTCCATCTTTTTGATCTGGCTGGCTGCCTTCTGGGTCATTCTGGGCACGACCATCGGCGCCGTTATGAGTATCGACAAACGCTATCTGGAAAATGCCGCAACCTTGGAAATACCGAGCATGGAAAAGCTCTTCAAGATTATTCTGCCGGCGGCGTCCCCTGCCATTCTGGTGGGTTGTTCCATCGCTTTAACTTTGTCGTTCATGATGCTGGCGGTTGCCGAAATGTTCGGCGCAAGCTCGGGGATGGCCTATTTTGTTCAATACTATTCCGATTTTGCCAGATTTGACCTGGTCATGCTGGGCTTCCTGTTTACGGCCCTGATTCTGGTTTCCATCATGTATGTCTTCGATAAAATCAAACATCGAATTCTGCATTGGACAATCAATAACTGA
- a CDS encoding uroporphyrinogen decarboxylase family protein, with protein MTSLSLKERLLGVLQKKKMDRPPVACSGGMMNAAIVEIMSRTGQTLPEAHFDDRLMAELAYAVHIHTGFENIGIPFDVTAEADVLGSEISYGSLSCEPKVVKEHFSSVAEVVCRDIRELMNSSRISTIVQAGYRLSRSHPDIPVIGNLTGPITTAASIVDPLSFLKELRKDKDHAHRVIDYICDFLIEYARLLVDNGVDLICIGDPTASGEIVGPKIFEEYAVRYLNKIIDGIHALNAPVILHICGNMNSVEHLIPRIRCDAISTDAMVNLPLLKRTYPQLTTMGNISTYLLEFGPADRIAGTAEKLVRDGVDIISPACGLSTSTTLDHIRALTGAVKGS; from the coding sequence ATGACATCCTTGAGTTTAAAAGAGCGACTCCTGGGGGTTCTGCAGAAAAAAAAGATGGATCGGCCCCCCGTGGCCTGTTCCGGCGGCATGATGAACGCCGCCATTGTTGAGATCATGAGCCGGACCGGCCAGACCCTCCCGGAAGCGCATTTCGATGACCGGCTCATGGCGGAGCTTGCCTACGCCGTGCACATCCATACCGGGTTCGAAAATATCGGCATTCCCTTTGACGTGACGGCCGAAGCGGATGTGCTGGGAAGTGAAATCAGCTACGGTTCTCTATCCTGTGAACCCAAGGTGGTAAAGGAACATTTCTCTTCCGTTGCAGAAGTCGTCTGCAGGGATATTCGCGAACTGATGAATTCCAGCCGCATTTCTACCATTGTCCAGGCTGGGTATCGCCTGTCCCGCAGTCATCCCGATATCCCGGTTATCGGAAATCTTACCGGACCGATTACAACAGCTGCCTCCATTGTCGATCCGCTCTCCTTTCTCAAGGAACTCCGAAAAGACAAAGATCATGCCCACCGGGTCATTGATTACATCTGTGATTTTCTCATCGAGTACGCCAGACTGTTGGTTGACAACGGCGTAGATCTGATCTGCATCGGCGATCCAACGGCATCGGGAGAAATCGTGGGACCGAAAATCTTTGAGGAATATGCCGTCAGGTATTTGAACAAGATCATCGATGGCATTCATGCCCTTAATGCACCGGTGATCCTGCACATCTGCGGCAATATGAATTCGGTGGAGCATCTGATCCCCCGCATCCGCTGCGACGCCATCAGCACTGACGCCATGGTCAATCTGCCCCTGCTGAAGCGGACCTATCCGCAACTCACCACCATGGGAAACATCAGCACGTATCTTCTGGAGTTCGGTCCGGCCGACAGAATTGCCGGAACGGCGGAAAAACTGGTTCGCGACGGCGTGGATATCATTTCTCCGGCCTGTGGATTAAGCACCTCGACGACCTTGGATCATATCAGAGCTCTGACCGGAGCGGTGAAGGGGAGTTAG
- a CDS encoding uroporphyrinogen decarboxylase family protein, with amino-acid sequence MAKDQMTSLERITAYNKGESIDRLPCNPNIANGAARVIGCRVSEFKNNGRLIAEAHIQAYRKFNYDGVRVFTDLYVQAEAMGAKVRYPLDDTADLDTPAIQDVADIERILPADPYKDGRLPSHLEAAKILIDQVSKEVPCSGGVVGPFTTAFFLVGVEYMTRLLLKNPEAVHRLCEVSLETSLRYADAFMEIGLTPTISEPLSSCTIVSPKHFKEYSFPYLKRLIDFIHSRGKAVTLHICGKTDKIWEAMADAGANCLSIDDVASLSDCKKQVGDRVRIMGNVDPSGIMYAGTPEDVRKATLECVRQAYNNPKGYIICSGCSLPIDTPFENIQAMMDTAREIGDPADSDLLARE; translated from the coding sequence ATGGCTAAGGATCAAATGACCTCCCTGGAAAGAATAACGGCCTACAACAAAGGAGAGAGCATCGACCGTTTGCCCTGCAATCCCAATATCGCCAATGGCGCCGCCCGGGTGATCGGCTGCAGGGTATCCGAATTCAAAAACAACGGGAGATTGATTGCGGAAGCCCATATCCAGGCCTATCGGAAGTTCAACTATGACGGGGTTCGCGTCTTCACCGATCTTTACGTCCAGGCGGAGGCGATGGGGGCCAAAGTCCGTTATCCCCTGGATGACACCGCAGACCTCGACACACCGGCGATCCAGGATGTTGCCGACATAGAAAGAATTCTGCCGGCAGATCCTTACAAGGACGGACGTCTCCCCTCTCACCTGGAAGCGGCGAAGATTCTCATCGATCAAGTCAGCAAAGAGGTCCCCTGTTCCGGCGGGGTGGTGGGGCCTTTTACCACGGCCTTTTTCCTGGTCGGTGTGGAATACATGACCCGGCTTCTGCTGAAGAACCCCGAAGCAGTGCATCGGCTCTGTGAAGTCTCCCTGGAAACAAGCCTTCGCTATGCCGATGCCTTCATGGAGATCGGGCTCACGCCGACCATTTCGGAACCGCTGTCCTCCTGCACCATTGTCAGCCCGAAACATTTTAAAGAATATTCCTTCCCTTATTTGAAACGCCTCATAGATTTTATCCATTCCCGGGGAAAGGCGGTGACGCTGCACATCTGCGGAAAAACCGACAAGATCTGGGAGGCGATGGCCGATGCCGGAGCGAATTGCCTCAGCATCGACGATGTGGCCAGTCTCTCTGACTGTAAAAAACAGGTCGGGGATCGCGTGCGCATCATGGGGAATGTCGATCCCTCCGGGATCATGTACGCCGGAACCCCGGAAGATGTGAGGAAAGCCACCCTGGAATGTGTCAGGCAGGCTTATAACAATCCCAAGGGGTATATCATCTGTTCCGGTTGCAGTCTTCCGATTGACACCCCCTTTGAAAATATCCAAGCCATGATGGATACCGCCAGAGAAATCGGCGACCCGGCAGACTCGGATCTGCTGGCAAGAGAATGA
- a CDS encoding nitrous oxide reductase accessory protein NosL: protein MNKKTIAILVICLAAFLLIPLAASAQNEGKDQAACKYCGMDLNVYAHSRMLVTYDDGSSVGTCSLHCLSVELALHIDKTPKSVEVGDYKTKKLIDAEKATWVIGGGKPGVMTKRSKWAFENKADADAFIKENGGIPATFDEAIKASYEDMYSDTKMIREKRRMKRMMKKSTAPVTPMEQHK from the coding sequence ATGAACAAAAAGACCATCGCCATCTTAGTCATCTGTCTTGCTGCCTTTCTTTTAATCCCCCTGGCGGCCTCGGCACAAAACGAGGGAAAAGATCAAGCCGCGTGTAAATACTGCGGCATGGACCTCAACGTCTACGCCCACAGCAGAATGCTCGTCACTTACGATGATGGCTCATCTGTGGGCACTTGCAGCCTGCACTGCCTCTCTGTCGAGCTTGCTCTCCATATCGACAAGACCCCCAAAAGCGTGGAAGTGGGCGACTACAAAACAAAGAAACTGATCGACGCCGAGAAGGCGACCTGGGTCATCGGCGGCGGCAAACCCGGCGTCATGACCAAAAGGTCCAAGTGGGCCTTCGAAAACAAGGCGGATGCCGATGCCTTCATTAAAGAAAACGGCGGAATACCGGCAACTTTTGATGAGGCAATCAAGGCCTCCTATGAGGATATGTATTCCGACACAAAGATGATCCGTGAAAAACGCAGGATGAAAAGAATGATGAAAAAGTCCACGGCGCCGGTGACTCCGATGGAACAGCACAAATAA
- a CDS encoding ASKHA domain-containing protein gives MAKVTFQPANRSVEVQKGASILEAAKMAGVVVESPCNGFGTCGKCKVRLEPEFLNGISYENDRHLSEAEKSRGVVLSCLAQVKDDLSVCVEESDRKESSALAILGYAKAMTLEMDGFVKKQFSEPENLTRIYGGDEVLGVEPGNTEDRNYGMVVDIGTTTLVASLVDIREGKELGSVFSLNPQVRHAQDVLSRIAMASEEHGLALLHSELTAEINRMIDQAARSLEIQRKNLYEVVYSGNTCMLHLAARISPYSLGKYPYTPCMTGGTSLKATEFGLDISEFGLLYLPPIISAYVGADITSGILASGLHKQQGVALFVDIGTNGEMVLASEGRLSATSTAAGPAFEGMNITCGMRADEGAVERFAVGEDGSVTIKTIGRTKAVGLCGSGLVDIVGELVAHGVIRKNGRFVDPQADFLPPALRERLVRYNGKPGFRVSDGVYLLQKDVRQVQLAKGAVRAGVEILLQHRGIRAADVDRVLIAGAFGYHLRTYSLINIGLLPREFEGRIEFIGNTSKSGGQAFLLNRAYRREMTEVAKAVDVLELANFEAFEKVFVHCLSF, from the coding sequence TTGGCCAAAGTGACTTTCCAGCCGGCCAATCGCTCCGTGGAAGTGCAGAAAGGCGCCAGTATCCTGGAAGCGGCAAAGATGGCGGGAGTCGTCGTTGAATCCCCCTGCAACGGGTTTGGCACCTGCGGGAAATGCAAAGTCAGGCTTGAGCCGGAATTCCTGAATGGCATCTCGTACGAGAATGACCGGCATCTTTCGGAAGCGGAAAAAAGCCGGGGGGTTGTCCTGTCCTGTCTGGCGCAGGTCAAGGATGACCTCTCGGTATGCGTCGAGGAATCGGACCGTAAGGAAAGTTCTGCCCTGGCGATTTTAGGCTACGCCAAGGCCATGACCTTGGAGATGGACGGCTTTGTAAAGAAGCAATTTAGCGAGCCTGAGAACCTGACCAGAATTTACGGCGGGGACGAAGTCCTGGGCGTCGAACCGGGAAATACGGAGGACAGGAATTATGGAATGGTTGTGGATATCGGGACGACGACGTTAGTGGCTTCCCTTGTCGATATCCGTGAAGGGAAAGAACTGGGATCCGTTTTTTCGCTGAATCCCCAGGTTCGTCATGCCCAGGACGTGTTGTCCCGGATTGCGATGGCCTCGGAGGAACACGGTCTGGCTCTGCTCCATTCCGAGCTTACCGCTGAAATCAACCGGATGATCGACCAGGCCGCCCGGTCTCTGGAAATCCAAAGGAAGAACCTCTATGAGGTTGTCTACAGCGGCAATACCTGCATGCTCCATCTGGCTGCCCGAATCTCTCCCTATTCGCTGGGAAAATATCCTTACACCCCCTGTATGACCGGTGGAACTTCTCTGAAGGCGACGGAATTTGGCCTGGATATTTCGGAGTTCGGCCTCCTGTATCTGCCCCCCATTATCTCCGCCTATGTGGGGGCGGACATCACTTCCGGAATCCTCGCCTCCGGGCTCCATAAGCAACAGGGCGTTGCGCTCTTCGTGGATATCGGGACCAATGGAGAGATGGTGCTCGCTTCTGAAGGCAGGCTTTCTGCGACCTCAACGGCGGCGGGACCTGCTTTTGAGGGAATGAACATTACCTGTGGCATGAGGGCGGATGAAGGCGCCGTGGAGCGCTTCGCTGTCGGGGAGGATGGTTCCGTTACCATAAAAACGATCGGCCGCACAAAGGCGGTCGGACTGTGCGGAAGCGGCCTGGTGGACATTGTGGGGGAACTGGTTGCCCATGGTGTGATCCGTAAAAATGGCCGGTTTGTCGATCCTCAGGCCGATTTCCTGCCGCCGGCTTTAAGGGAAAGGCTTGTCAGGTACAACGGGAAACCCGGTTTCAGGGTGTCTGACGGCGTATATCTCCTCCAGAAAGATGTCCGGCAGGTGCAGCTCGCCAAAGGCGCTGTCCGGGCGGGCGTTGAAATCCTGCTGCAGCATCGGGGGATCAGGGCGGCGGATGTGGACCGGGTCTTGATCGCCGGGGCCTTCGGCTATCACCTGAGAACTTATAGTTTAATCAACATCGGGCTCTTGCCCCGGGAATTTGAGGGCCGGATCGAATTCATCGGCAATACGTCCAAATCAGGCGGTCAGGCCTTTCTGCTGAACAGAGCCTATCGACGGGAAATGACAGAGGTGGCGAAAGCCGTTGATGTGTTGGAATTGGCTAATTTTGAGGCGTTCGAAAAGGTCTTTGTTCACTGTCTCAGCTTTTAG
- a CDS encoding ABC transporter substrate-binding protein — translation MKKTVSSMALCFVLLLVLAGCSSNKDKGTAGAKNEVLSVSVAAQSNSGQVFQYMAEARNFLKEEGVDVKMVYINNGTDAFQALVAGKVDVLSTYGTGGPLIQIAHGQDITVFSGYMITGETPCFGKPETKWTSLESFRGKRIGITRFGTPDVVLKGVLHDAGLLKDVTFVEFKKNQEVLQAVASGEVDFGATATGYELQAADLGLEVKMWPDDYWPNHSCCRVLAKGSWMKDEKNQEALYRMIRAFLRAEEAMQGHYDEVVDLVVKKLDLDKATAESFVKSPHMKYDNDPYKKSVVKMWDKMHQFGYITDTKVTIEDHINTAIYKKALDSLIRDYPNSKFFKEKLEVFNKYNV, via the coding sequence ATGAAAAAAACAGTATCTTCAATGGCTCTTTGTTTCGTCTTGTTGCTTGTTCTTGCCGGATGCAGCTCCAATAAGGATAAAGGAACCGCCGGCGCCAAAAATGAGGTTTTGTCTGTTTCCGTTGCAGCCCAGAGCAACTCCGGTCAAGTGTTTCAGTACATGGCTGAAGCACGCAACTTCCTGAAAGAAGAAGGCGTTGATGTTAAAATGGTTTATATCAACAATGGGACGGATGCCTTCCAGGCTCTTGTGGCTGGAAAAGTTGATGTCCTCTCTACCTACGGTACGGGCGGCCCGCTCATCCAGATTGCTCACGGCCAGGACATCACCGTTTTCAGCGGTTATATGATTACCGGGGAAACACCTTGCTTTGGCAAACCGGAAACCAAATGGACCAGCCTGGAAAGCTTCCGCGGCAAAAGAATCGGGATCACCCGTTTCGGCACGCCGGATGTCGTGTTGAAAGGGGTGCTGCACGATGCAGGTCTTTTAAAGGATGTAACCTTTGTTGAATTTAAGAAAAACCAGGAAGTTCTCCAAGCCGTCGCCAGTGGCGAAGTGGACTTCGGCGCAACCGCAACGGGATATGAACTGCAGGCTGCGGACCTGGGTCTGGAAGTCAAGATGTGGCCTGATGATTATTGGCCGAATCATTCCTGCTGCCGTGTGCTCGCCAAGGGTTCATGGATGAAAGACGAAAAAAATCAAGAAGCGCTTTATCGTATGATCCGCGCCTTTCTGAGAGCGGAAGAGGCCATGCAGGGCCACTATGATGAAGTTGTCGATCTAGTTGTGAAAAAACTCGACCTGGACAAAGCGACCGCAGAAAGCTTTGTCAAGAGCCCCCATATGAAATACGACAACGACCCATACAAAAAAAGCGTCGTCAAGATGTGGGATAAGATGCATCAATTCGGTTACATTACGGATACCAAAGTTACAATTGAAGATCATATCAATACAGCCATTTACAAAAAGGCTTTGGATTCTTTGATTCGAGATTATCCCAACAGCAAATTCTTCAAAGAGAAACTGGAGGTATTCAACAAATACAACGTATAG
- a CDS encoding ABC transporter ATP-binding protein yields MLEVSANNLHFAYDSELVLGGIDYQAKAGKFVCFLGLSGCGKSTLLRLIAGLEKSDPRQLLVGGKPVNGPSLDRPMVFQDYGLFPWMTAGDNICIALKQKYKEWDKHKRKEVALEWVHNLGLDEDLYEKLPMNLSGGQRQRFAVARAFALDAPLLLMDEPFGSLDAVTTALLQDTVLDLWQKEKENRKTIFFVTHSVDEALLLATDIVVMGQAPSKIIYTHSFTEETKPKRESLYTDPTVLDLRTLLYKIINDEIAEKAQRLKAEKANALGGKANTKKSLFFLRRKAS; encoded by the coding sequence ATGTTAGAGGTATCGGCAAACAACTTACACTTTGCATATGACAGTGAACTGGTTTTGGGCGGCATTGATTATCAAGCCAAAGCCGGTAAATTTGTTTGCTTTTTGGGGTTATCGGGTTGTGGAAAGAGCACGCTTTTGCGATTGATTGCAGGTCTGGAAAAGTCAGATCCCAGGCAACTGCTCGTCGGCGGCAAGCCTGTCAATGGGCCGAGCTTGGACAGACCGATGGTATTCCAGGATTATGGCTTGTTCCCATGGATGACGGCAGGCGACAACATCTGCATTGCATTGAAGCAAAAGTATAAGGAGTGGGACAAACACAAAAGAAAAGAAGTGGCCTTGGAATGGGTTCACAATTTAGGTCTGGATGAAGACCTTTATGAAAAATTGCCCATGAACCTTTCCGGCGGTCAGCGTCAACGTTTTGCAGTCGCCCGGGCTTTTGCGCTTGATGCGCCGCTGCTCTTGATGGATGAGCCTTTTGGCTCTTTGGATGCTGTTACGACAGCCCTGTTGCAGGACACCGTTCTGGACTTGTGGCAAAAGGAAAAGGAAAACCGCAAGACGATTTTTTTTGTGACGCACAGTGTGGACGAGGCCCTGCTGCTGGCAACAGATATCGTGGTCATGGGACAGGCTCCAAGCAAAATCATTTATACGCACTCATTCACGGAAGAAACAAAACCCAAACGGGAATCGTTGTATACGGATCCTACCGTGCTGGATTTGCGTACCCTCTTATACAAAATCATCAATGATGAAATTGCTGAAAAAGCGCAGCGCTTGAAAGCAGAGAAGGCCAATGCCCTTGGCGGCAAAGCCAATACGAAAAAATCATTATTCTTTTTAAGAAGGAAGGCGAGTTGA
- a CDS encoding corrinoid protein, with protein sequence MPRSKDQLHKDLSDAVLDMEEEKTVSIAKTIVENRMDAYQAIENGLSDGMNRAGRLYEEEEYFIPELLLCSDAMYAGLDVLRPHLKVNEEAAKQKVVIGVVEGDTHDIGKNLVKIMFETSGFDVVDLGRDVPPKDFVEKAKEIDARIIALSTLMTTTMNGMKEVIALLEKENIRDRFKVMVGGGPISQGFAERIGADGYAANASEAAKLARKLVEGLIHG encoded by the coding sequence ATGCCACGATCAAAGGATCAACTTCACAAGGATCTTTCAGATGCCGTCCTTGATATGGAAGAAGAAAAAACCGTATCCATTGCAAAAACGATCGTCGAAAACAGGATGGATGCCTATCAGGCCATAGAAAACGGTCTTTCTGACGGCATGAACAGGGCTGGTCGGCTTTATGAAGAAGAGGAATATTTCATCCCGGAACTTCTGCTTTGTTCCGATGCCATGTATGCCGGCCTCGATGTCCTGAGGCCTCACCTCAAAGTCAATGAAGAAGCGGCGAAGCAGAAAGTCGTTATCGGTGTTGTCGAAGGCGACACGCATGATATTGGAAAAAATCTGGTGAAGATCATGTTCGAGACGTCCGGTTTTGACGTGGTTGATCTGGGAAGAGACGTTCCGCCGAAAGATTTTGTGGAAAAGGCCAAAGAGATCGACGCAAGGATCATTGCCCTTTCAACTTTGATGACCACAACCATGAATGGCATGAAAGAAGTCATCGCCCTCCTGGAAAAAGAAAACATTCGGGATCGCTTCAAAGTGATGGTCGGAGGCGGGCCGATTTCCCAGGGTTTTGCCGAACGGATCGGTGCGGACGGTTATGCCGCCAACGCCTCGGAGGCGGCAAAACTGGCTAGGAAATTAGTGGAGGGCTTGATTCATGGCTAA
- the cbiM gene encoding cobalt transporter CbiM: MHIPDGYLSPQTYAPLWGVSLACWSVALKKVKKEVSTKQVPYLAMAAAFSFLIMMFNVPIPGGTTGHAVGAGIIALFLGPWTAVIAVSVVLILQAVVFGDGGITAIGANCFNMAVIMPFVSYGVFQLVNGKTGSGMRTSLAAFFSGYVGLSVAALVTAVEFGIQPLIAHSPDGRPLYAPYPLSIAVPAMAIEHLVLFSIIEGVVTVLLLKYFLIHEPAQIYALHGKEE, from the coding sequence ATGCATATTCCTGACGGATATTTGAGTCCACAGACCTATGCGCCTCTCTGGGGCGTATCCCTTGCCTGCTGGTCCGTTGCCCTTAAAAAAGTCAAGAAGGAAGTATCAACGAAACAGGTTCCTTACCTGGCCATGGCGGCAGCCTTTTCCTTCCTGATCATGATGTTCAATGTTCCCATCCCCGGCGGGACAACGGGACATGCTGTGGGCGCCGGGATCATCGCCCTTTTCCTTGGTCCCTGGACGGCGGTGATCGCCGTTTCCGTCGTCCTCATCCTCCAGGCGGTTGTCTTCGGCGACGGAGGCATCACGGCCATCGGGGCGAACTGCTTCAATATGGCGGTCATTATGCCCTTTGTTTCCTATGGGGTGTTTCAACTGGTCAACGGCAAAACAGGATCAGGGATGCGCACTTCCCTGGCTGCCTTTTTTTCCGGGTATGTGGGACTCTCGGTGGCCGCCCTCGTCACGGCGGTGGAATTCGGCATTCAGCCTCTTATCGCCCACAGCCCGGACGGCAGACCTCTTTATGCCCCCTACCCCTTATCCATTGCCGTTCCGGCGATGGCGATCGAACACCTGGTTCTATTCAGCATTATTGAAGGCGTCGTCACGGTTCTTCTGCTCAAGTATTTTCTGATACACGAACCGGCTCAGATTTATGCCCTGCACGGAAAGGAGGAATGA